The Lineus longissimus chromosome 6, tnLinLong1.2, whole genome shotgun sequence sequence ctcttctaattggtcaatacctgtcaggaagtcccaagttgctgcttgaggaaagcGGCGAATGGTAAGGAATCTTGGTCATCAAGTGCGTCAGCATTTGTTGAATGCATCAAATAGTCCAGCAGTCGTCGCGACGTTCTCCACTGGTATGTTCCCATCATCACAAAATAAAGCCTCCCTGCATGTACCCGTCTTTATGCAAGTGACCTTATGTCTTATGTCCTGATGTCTTATACACCCTGAAAATTTCGGCAATATAAGATAAATcttggaaaaaaaatcaaaatcccTCGTAGTTAAGATGCTCATTCAGTGCTGGGAGCATCCTCAAGTGtggaatgattgacagctgacGCACAGCTCATGACCGTTTAAAGGAACACGTTTTTCCCAAAAATCGGTGCCAATGCCAGACCAACGCCAACCATTTAACCaaccatttcaaaatggctgcgccCAGCGAGTGTGTTCCGGGTAAAAATTACACATAATTATCCACTTTCTACCTGTAAAATGGCATTTTGCGTGATTTAAATTAGTATCTGTAGTTCACTTGTTGTGTGTTACTTGCAACTGTGTTTGAAAACATCTCCGTTGAGAAGTTATGAGCAAATGAATTTAGTTTTGTATGGAGCTCTGTACAATTTTACATTTAGTGTATTTTGCTGGGTTGGTTCAAAACATGGTTTTGGCTATGGCTTTGGTACTGAAAATTGTCGAAATTTTTGCCTGTGTATTGGTCCCTGAAACTTTGTCCCGCAGGCATTTGAGGAAATATTATGATAAAATAGTGAATTAACTCATAAATTTAAAGAAATTGTTTAATAAATCACTGCACTTTATACCATTTTGCCTGTGTATTAGTCCCTGAAACTTTGTCCCGCAGGCATTTGAGGAAATATTATGATAAAATAGTGAATTAACTCATAAATTTAAAGAAATTGTTTAATAAATCACTGCACTTTATACCCGTAAGTGACTAAGTCACCACATTTCATTTTGTAGTTCAgtgaaattgcaattttttcGCAGACTTTAATTTTGTCCCCGCTgactatttttgaaaaatactgtaaaatcttTTAACCAGGTCAAAGAATCTGCCGATTTGAGGAAGATTACCTAACAGGGCATGGGACGTATGTCCGAAACAACTACATCCATGCTACACTGGCAGGGTATGTGCAGGTCAACACTGCTGATGATGGAAAGGTTAGTTAACTGTGGGATAGGCCTTTGCTGTTTGTTAGAAATGTGTtattgaatagcattccgcaacGTTACtattatagctcacaaggtcatttgaataagatattgatgacgttttagtcacgtgacagtcggacatcgacacttatttctacgcatttgagcttatttcaaagtcaattatctttgaccctgcattgtttttagcatgaatgataccatagagtcagagagagaaatattcagaacaattatgtagtatttccaacactcggacatgtgccagattgaatctaactgccctagttagaaagcctgaatccattacgaaaccgcatgtttgtccaacattgcctgtaattcagcgatggggaaatagagtgtagcagctgcagtgatgtcATTATCGCAGAATGCTatctgaaaatttcaaattgtgtgaaTATGCACAGGAAGTTGTACCGTGTAGGGCTAAAGCCCTCTAAGAGATATATAGAGAACTTGCATTGAAATTAATTCCAATGCCTGTGATAACTGTGTCGTTTCCTACATTGTCTGGAACACCGCACTTTCATGAAGTAGCTCTAATGGTGTGTTTTCCTTTTCCAGACATGCATTGAAGTGCGCAcgaagaaggagaagaatgtGGTCCCTTCGGTTGGAAGTGTGGTAACTGTGAGGGTAAGATTATCTACAAAtacagttcttcttcttcttcttcagtgttcgctctgcacttggaggggtcattctcctaggagtaatcctcctccaaggcgggatgagcgtatcctgcgtgccactacggttaggcaccaattgggtttattggcctagtggtccgactttggcgagagagatagagtccacgcaagctactcatgtttctcacttggtggggtcttggcttgccctggcatagacaccaggtacaaggaacctcgggtttgagtctcattcgaaggactgtgaagagccaggaaatttagttccttgaaagccacgccggttcatccagacatacgaatacaaatacagtagaacctctctattaaggacaccctcgggactgacaagtgctgtccttaatagagaggtgtcctgattagagaggtccaaTTGAATGGTGACAACCAActtggggccaaaactagtgtccttaatagagaggtgtccgctaagggaggttccactgtagtgcaTTGGTTGTAGTTTATCATAGTTCCAGGCTTTTCATTAACTTCCAAACTTCACTGAATTTGGAATTGACCTGCAGGTATTAAAGCTCTTCACTTGAAATCGTATTGCATGACACCCCAAATTTTCCAAGATTTCTCATTTGACCCCCAATCAAGAAAGTCTTATGAATATACTGTAATTTCCCCTCCATGTGTGCATGACTGGATAGAGTGTCTAATTTCATGACAGATTAAAGCTGGTTAACAGCTTTCACTTTTTCTATTTCACTTCAGATCATGAATGTTAACCCTCGGTTCTGTCGCTGTGCCATCCTATGTGTTGCTAACACAACTATGAAGCATTCATTCAGAGGAATGATCAGGTATGCCTCTATTGCCATCATAAATTGCTTtacacagccccccccccccaccacatTCTCGGATAGTTCGTGACCACATGAATGTTTTCAAGTTCAGCCTGAGAAATTTCATTAGGACACAGTGTGGATGAAATTCACATGGGCTTGAAATCTATGACTCATTTCCATGAATGAAATGTCTAAATCATTCAGTAATTAAAAGTCTTTATGAAATAGACCAGATAGATGTAAATGAACTTCAGCTATAGGCCTAAATATAAGTTTTACTAAAGAAAACAAAACCTTCCAACCTGaagatttgtttatttttctctttccagaaaGGAAGATGTTCGAGCGACTGAAAAGGATCGAGTTGAAATGTACAAGTGTTTCAGACCAGGAGATATTGTGTTGGCAAGAGTGGTATCCTTTTAGAAATCGATAATGATGTCAGCGTCGACGAATCTATATCCTAGGTATAAAAGCCATGCAGGGGGCATGCAAGCTACAATGTACAATGTGCGTCCTATGTACTGATCTTGAATAATTTATGCAGTAATTTAGAGATATTTTAAGAGTATAAAAATTTCCTTGACGTTTTGACCAGCTGTCACTAGGAGATGCCCAGTCTTACACCTTAAGTACAGCAGAGAATGAGCTTGGGGTCGTCATAGCAAAAAGTGAAGCCGGTACGTAGTAAAGTGCCCCACAACTAGCAAATTTAATTGCAGCAACCTGCAATTTTTATGGTGGTGACTAAATATCAAACCcagtgctacatgtactacCCTTCCTGCTATGGACCAATGCAAAATGGACCTCAAAttaaccacccccccccccccctccaccttGGTAAAAGAAAAACAACTGGAGAAGTTACGATCCTACTGGAAGCCACTTTTGAATGGagaaccaacatatctcatgcccatattgtccctttaatgtgTACATGCAGTAGAACTTCCCTaagtggacacctctattaaggacaacctctctacaaAGGACActgtttttggtcccaaattggttgtttccattcaatttgacctctctaatcagaacacctctctattaaggacagcacttcttagtaccgagggtgtccttattagagaggttctactgtactccacAATTGACGACTCCTTCTTTCTTCCCTAGGTGATGAAATGGTTCCAATCAACTGGTGTGAGATGCAGTGTCCAAAAACCCTGACAAAAGAGAACCGCAAGGTGGCCAAAGTTGACATTGAGAGGCAGCCAGGAACGTGAAAATCGACCTGTTGTCTgtagtttcattcattttttgtaaatatatcATATAGAAAAAAGAGTTGTCTTGTTTTTCATGTTAACTGATACTGATTGGCACTATGAGTATGAATGAGACCTGGTTGAAGTTTTCGGTTGAGGCATTGCCCTGGCCACGTCTCAATTGAGACattgagtgatatgaataaagactagcaaatgcttttatctaaatctccatgtacatttacactaggccttcctgtacaaaaccggagtaaaagcattcgctagttcttttacttcaattttgtacagaaaggcccagtgtactGTAagtgtacatggagttttagataaaagcatttgctactcTTTATGTGGCACTAGACAGAGCTCGGTAATGTGTGCAGGGGATGAGGGATGAGCGTATGACTGACTGGCATACAAGGATGGTTATTCAGTTGATATGACTTTCAAAGTTGAAGGGCTGACATTGTTTTTAAGCCATTCCATACTTCCCACATGTAGTACAACCTCGTGGAATTCGAACTTGAAAGTCGTAATAATTTGCAATACCCAACGGCTCATGGAATGGACTGATGTTTCATACCTGGAAGAGTTGCAATTCTAGATGATGGCACCTTGTCCGGTACGACATGGGGACAATAGGTAGGAGATTGGGGGTCTGATAAGGTAtatcaaaatgaacaacaaTAAGAGAATAGAGTCTGGCTGGAAGAGAAAATAAGTCTGAGGTACTGGAGTTGTTTTGATGTCGAACTACACAACATTGGAGACACCTTTTGGTCACAAGCTGAACCAGTCAGACATGACGGATCATCTTCCACGACACAATCATGCCAATAGTAGACATTTATTCATCGCAAACGTTGGTGTCATCCCTATCAGCAGTACATGTTGTATTTGCCAATGATATGTCCATCAATCGGTCAAATATGAgaattccatagtaatgactaatgcatcaattgctttgataccgggAAAAGGAAAGATGTCATATTGCTCTTGCAAAATTTACGTTTTAGGAGAAAAAAATTCGTAAATATTTTGGC is a genomic window containing:
- the LOC135489679 gene encoding exosome complex component CSL4-like isoform X2, with protein sequence MAAPSECVPGQRICRFEEDYLTGHGTYVRNNYIHATLAGYVQVNTADDGKTCIEVRTKKEKNVVPSVGSVVTVRIMNVNPRFCRCAILCVANTTMKHSFRGMIRKEDVRATEKDRVEMYKCFRPGDIVLARVLSLGDAQSYTLSTAENELGVVIAKSEAGDEMVPINWCEMQCPKTLTKENRKVAKVDIERQPGT
- the LOC135489679 gene encoding exosome complex component CSL4-like isoform X1 is translated as MVRNLGHQVRQHLLNASNSPAVVATFSTGQRICRFEEDYLTGHGTYVRNNYIHATLAGYVQVNTADDGKTCIEVRTKKEKNVVPSVGSVVTVRIMNVNPRFCRCAILCVANTTMKHSFRGMIRKEDVRATEKDRVEMYKCFRPGDIVLARVLSLGDAQSYTLSTAENELGVVIAKSEAGDEMVPINWCEMQCPKTLTKENRKVAKVDIERQPGT